A stretch of the Gemmatimonas aurantiaca genome encodes the following:
- a CDS encoding DUF456 domain-containing protein, whose product MPALILLFLALLLGLLLVPLGLPGLWLMLGAVLVYWVAVPAGSIGLFTFAVLAAMVVAAEVLEFTISGRYARKYGGSRRAGWGAILGGIVGAVIGVPLPVIGSMLGAFAGAFAGAFVAELTVARDERGAPVRVATGALIGRVVAAATKVAFGVAMIVWVLGAALVGRLSGTG is encoded by the coding sequence ATGCCCGCTCTGATCCTGCTGTTTCTGGCGCTCCTGCTGGGGCTGCTGCTCGTGCCGCTTGGGCTTCCCGGTCTGTGGCTGATGCTGGGGGCCGTGCTCGTCTACTGGGTGGCAGTCCCTGCCGGCAGCATCGGGTTGTTCACGTTTGCCGTCCTGGCGGCGATGGTGGTGGCGGCCGAGGTCCTCGAGTTCACCATATCCGGCCGGTATGCGCGGAAATACGGCGGATCGCGCCGCGCCGGCTGGGGCGCGATCCTCGGCGGTATCGTGGGGGCGGTGATCGGTGTGCCGCTGCCCGTCATCGGTTCGATGCTGGGAGCGTTTGCCGGCGCCTTTGCGGGGGCGTTCGTGGCGGAGCTCACGGTGGCGCGTGACGAGCGCGGCGCGCCCGTGCGGGTGGCCACGGGGGCCCTGATCGGGCGCGTGGTGGCCGCCGCCACCAAAGTGGCCTTCGGCGTGGCGATGATCGTCTGGGTGCTCGGGGCGGCGCTGGTGGGGCGTCTCTCGGGCACTGGCTGA
- a CDS encoding PilT/PilU family type 4a pilus ATPase, with amino-acid sequence MAIERIIKAAVDRGASDVHIKAGDVVRARIDGRLVVLTKQALTAEQTRAIALHLMVSDAERANIDSLRDHDCSWAAVGVGRFRVNIMRQRSAHSIVMRVIPEQVPTVSSLRLPPVLTRIAHTERGMVLVTGVTGSGKSSTMAALVNEINASYEKHILTLENPIEFIHNDLRSSVTQREVGIDTDTFRMGLRAALRQDPDVILIGEMRDAETIDTAMKAAETGHLLISTLHTPDAQSTILRIVAMFPPEEQLVVRTRLAESLHAVVSQRLLPRKNGQGRVVAAEVMIVTSTIRDLIAEGNIAEIRDYMADGAQYGMQTFDQHLAELVNTGEIDFEVAKGAATNPADFELGFRMGKNGQAMSGGALPKTGNHAAVMPPGHGTIPGGMPAQASPGMAALGANPLGTGATLPPLATSPTGHGVVSSPNPFAGDASVFGSGFESLFGS; translated from the coding sequence GTGGCAATTGAACGGATCATCAAAGCAGCAGTCGATCGTGGGGCCTCCGATGTGCACATCAAGGCCGGCGATGTCGTGCGCGCGCGCATCGACGGTCGCCTGGTGGTGCTCACCAAACAGGCCCTCACGGCTGAACAGACGCGGGCGATCGCGCTGCATCTGATGGTGTCCGACGCGGAACGCGCGAACATCGATTCCCTCCGAGACCACGACTGTTCGTGGGCGGCGGTCGGTGTGGGCCGCTTCCGCGTGAACATCATGCGGCAACGCTCGGCGCATTCCATCGTGATGCGCGTGATTCCGGAGCAGGTGCCCACGGTGTCGTCGTTGCGTCTGCCACCCGTGCTCACGCGCATTGCCCACACCGAGCGCGGCATGGTGCTCGTGACCGGCGTGACGGGCTCGGGCAAGTCGAGCACGATGGCGGCGCTCGTGAACGAGATCAACGCCTCGTACGAGAAGCACATCCTCACGCTCGAGAATCCGATCGAGTTCATTCACAACGATCTGCGCAGCTCGGTGACGCAGCGTGAAGTGGGGATCGACACCGATACGTTCCGGATGGGATTGCGCGCGGCCCTGCGCCAGGATCCCGACGTGATTCTGATCGGCGAGATGCGCGATGCGGAGACGATCGACACCGCCATGAAAGCGGCGGAAACGGGCCATCTGCTCATCTCCACGCTGCACACGCCCGATGCGCAGAGCACGATCCTCCGCATCGTGGCGATGTTCCCGCCCGAGGAGCAGCTCGTGGTGCGCACGCGTCTGGCCGAATCGCTGCACGCCGTGGTGTCGCAACGTCTCCTGCCGCGCAAGAACGGGCAGGGCCGCGTGGTGGCCGCGGAGGTGATGATCGTGACGAGCACCATCCGCGATCTGATCGCCGAGGGCAACATCGCCGAGATCCGCGACTACATGGCGGACGGTGCCCAGTACGGCATGCAGACGTTCGACCAGCATCTCGCCGAACTGGTGAACACCGGGGAGATCGACTTCGAAGTGGCGAAGGGTGCGGCGACGAATCCGGCCGATTTCGAACTCGGCTTCCGCATGGGGAAGAACGGCCAGGCGATGTCGGGCGGCGCGCTGCCGAAGACCGGCAATCATGCGGCGGTCATGCCGCCGGGCCATGGTACGATTCCCGGTGGGATGCCGGCGCAGGCTTCGCCCGGCATGGCGGCGCTCGGCGCCAATCCGCTGGGCACGGGAGCCACGCTGCCGCCGCTGGCGACGAGTCCCACCGGTCATGGCGTGGTGTCGAGTCCCAATCCCTTTGCCGGCGATGCGTCGGTGTTCGGGAGCGGGTTCGAGAGTCTGTTCGGGAGCTGA
- a CDS encoding D-2-hydroxyacid dehydrogenase has product MTGAESVRRLVVDMQSSALHMRLPEWAAEEITAQAPPGWEVVHIASISRSLGNGTNEPSPEALAAMPTAEAYFGYGLTPTLLAASPRLRWAHSASAGIGESITPELAASGVVFTNGAGVYAEPMADTVLGGVLHFVRGLDYAVRQQAERAWKREPFVENDGGIRELSEYRVLVIGAGGIGSAVAQRFQALGCECTGVRRRPERGVPPGFRRVVGPDALEEVLPDADVVVVAAPLTAGTRTLLDGDRLALLPAGAIVVNVARGPLVADAALLEGLDSGRVRGAVLDVFTTEPLPADSPWWRHPRVLVTPHVSGVSPRRTWQRGLALFMDNWRRWSAGEPLRNVVDLDAGY; this is encoded by the coding sequence GTCGGTGCGTCGATTGGTGGTGGACATGCAGAGCAGTGCCTTGCACATGCGTCTGCCGGAGTGGGCCGCCGAGGAGATCACGGCCCAGGCACCGCCGGGGTGGGAGGTCGTGCACATCGCCTCGATCTCCCGCAGTCTCGGCAACGGCACCAACGAACCCAGCCCCGAGGCGCTCGCGGCGATGCCCACCGCGGAGGCGTACTTCGGGTATGGCCTGACGCCCACGTTGCTGGCCGCGTCGCCACGACTGCGCTGGGCCCACAGTGCGTCGGCTGGCATCGGCGAATCGATCACACCCGAACTCGCGGCCAGCGGTGTGGTGTTCACCAACGGCGCCGGTGTGTACGCGGAGCCCATGGCGGACACGGTGCTGGGCGGCGTGCTGCATTTCGTGCGCGGTCTCGACTACGCGGTGCGGCAGCAGGCCGAGCGGGCCTGGAAGCGGGAACCGTTCGTGGAGAACGATGGTGGCATCCGCGAACTGTCGGAGTACCGTGTGCTGGTGATCGGTGCCGGTGGGATCGGCAGTGCCGTGGCGCAGCGTTTCCAGGCGCTGGGTTGTGAATGCACGGGGGTGCGCCGACGTCCTGAACGTGGGGTGCCCCCGGGATTCCGGCGCGTGGTGGGACCGGACGCGCTCGAAGAGGTGCTGCCGGATGCCGATGTGGTGGTGGTGGCCGCGCCGCTCACGGCGGGCACCCGGACGTTGCTGGACGGTGACCGGCTGGCGTTGCTCCCTGCCGGGGCAATCGTCGTGAACGTAGCGCGTGGACCTCTGGTCGCGGATGCGGCGCTGCTGGAAGGGCTCGACAGTGGACGGGTGCGCGGAGCGGTGCTGGACGTTTTCACCACCGAACCGCTGCCGGCCGACAGCCCCTGGTGGCGCCACCCCCGCGTTCTCGTGACGCCGCATGTCTCCGGGGTTTCTCCCCGGCGCACGTGGCAACGTGGGCTCGCGCTGTTCATGGACAATTGGCGGCGGTGGAGTGCCGGAGAGCCACTCCGCAACGTCGTGGACCTCGACGCCGGATACTGA
- a CDS encoding dihydrodipicolinate synthase family protein: MPSSLTVARLGGLMVPAVSTFTASGALDGAGFQRNLDAHLAFGMDGILVAGSSGESALLDDDDRRQLLALARERIPSDRWLLAGVGSESTRQTIARAHDAQRAGADAVLVISPHYFLKRMTDAALLAHFQAVADASPLPVMLYNMPAYAHLVLSPALVHEMARHPNVIGMKDSAGNLSVLAQYLEAQSDTFRVLTGSGSTVVPALAAGAAGAILAIGLFAGPTVRRMVDLFRAGDTQAAGELQARLMPLATDIGGAFGPAGIKAAMTLVGLDGGPPRSPLLPVNGDELAIVRARLETAGLI, translated from the coding sequence ATGCCCTCTTCACTCACCGTCGCCCGGCTGGGCGGTCTCATGGTGCCCGCCGTCTCGACCTTCACCGCGAGCGGCGCGCTCGACGGTGCCGGGTTTCAGCGCAATCTCGATGCCCACCTCGCCTTCGGGATGGATGGCATCCTGGTGGCGGGTTCGAGCGGAGAGTCCGCGCTGCTCGACGACGATGACCGTCGTCAGTTGCTGGCGCTGGCCCGGGAGCGCATACCCTCGGACCGATGGCTGCTGGCCGGCGTCGGCAGTGAGAGCACGCGACAGACCATTGCACGCGCGCACGATGCCCAACGGGCTGGTGCCGACGCGGTGCTGGTCATCTCGCCGCACTACTTCCTCAAGCGCATGACCGACGCCGCGCTGCTCGCGCATTTTCAGGCGGTGGCCGATGCGAGTCCGTTGCCGGTGATGTTGTACAACATGCCGGCGTATGCCCACCTGGTGCTCAGTCCCGCGCTCGTGCACGAGATGGCCCGGCATCCCAATGTCATCGGCATGAAAGACAGTGCCGGCAATCTGTCCGTGCTCGCGCAATACCTCGAAGCGCAGAGCGACACATTCCGGGTGTTGACCGGCAGCGGGAGCACGGTGGTGCCTGCGCTCGCGGCCGGTGCAGCGGGCGCGATTCTCGCCATCGGATTGTTTGCCGGTCCGACCGTGCGTCGCATGGTCGATCTCTTCCGCGCCGGCGATACCCAGGCGGCCGGCGAGTTGCAGGCGCGGCTGATGCCTCTCGCCACCGATATCGGCGGAGCGTTCGGCCCCGCCGGCATCAAGGCCGCCATGACACTGGTTGGACTCGACGGCGGACCGCCGCGCAGTCCGCTGCTCCCCGTGAATGGCGACGAACTGGCCATCGTCAGAGCCAGACTGGAGACGGCGGGATTGATCTGA
- a CDS encoding adenylosuccinate synthase produces the protein MFDSTTRTVVVVGAQWGDEGKGKLVDVLAERADWVVRYQGGANAGHTVHIGDKSFVLHQIPSGILHPGVRCAIGNGVVMDPETLFTEVDELVADGVDVEGRLYVSERAHLVMPYHKLVDKASAASKAIGTTGRGIGPAYEDKVARRGVRVLDLRNGERLRELVTAGVERANAQLERSGSEVRASVDDTMATLEALAPRLLGLAEDVGLCVHRAIRNGAAILLEGAQGSLLDVDHGTYPFVTSSNTTVGGAATGVGISPMALQSALGVVKAYTTRVGNGPLPTELEEPLQSHVRQLGHEFGATTGRPRRCGWFDGVVVRYAARVNGLTGLAITKLDVLDTLDQLAVCTGYKVGDDIYTEFPADLSLLEKAEPVYEWFPGWKQSTQDARSLADLPSEARVYLDRLESLCETPIAFVSVGTRRDQIIGVHAAVA, from the coding sequence ATGTTCGATTCGACGACCCGCACCGTCGTGGTGGTGGGAGCCCAGTGGGGTGATGAGGGGAAGGGGAAGCTGGTGGACGTGCTGGCCGAGCGCGCGGATTGGGTGGTGCGCTACCAGGGCGGCGCCAATGCCGGCCATACGGTCCATATCGGGGACAAGTCCTTCGTTCTCCACCAGATCCCGAGTGGCATCCTGCACCCGGGCGTACGCTGCGCGATCGGCAATGGCGTGGTGATGGACCCTGAAACGCTGTTCACGGAAGTCGACGAGCTGGTCGCCGATGGCGTGGATGTGGAAGGCCGTCTGTACGTGAGCGAGCGTGCCCATCTGGTCATGCCGTACCACAAGCTCGTGGACAAGGCGAGCGCGGCGAGCAAGGCCATCGGCACGACCGGTCGTGGCATTGGCCCCGCGTACGAAGACAAGGTGGCGCGCCGTGGTGTGCGCGTACTCGATCTCCGCAACGGTGAACGTCTGCGCGAGCTGGTGACGGCCGGTGTGGAACGCGCCAATGCGCAGCTCGAGCGTTCGGGGTCCGAGGTGCGGGCGTCGGTGGACGATACCATGGCCACGCTCGAAGCTCTCGCGCCCCGCCTCCTGGGACTCGCAGAGGACGTGGGACTCTGCGTGCATCGCGCCATCCGCAACGGCGCGGCGATCCTGCTGGAAGGCGCGCAGGGTTCGTTGCTGGACGTGGATCACGGCACGTATCCCTTCGTGACGTCCAGCAATACCACGGTCGGTGGCGCGGCTACCGGGGTGGGCATTTCTCCCATGGCGCTCCAGTCGGCGCTCGGCGTGGTGAAGGCGTACACGACGCGTGTGGGCAACGGCCCACTTCCCACGGAACTCGAAGAACCGCTGCAGAGTCATGTCCGTCAGCTCGGTCATGAATTCGGCGCCACGACAGGACGTCCACGGCGCTGCGGCTGGTTCGATGGTGTCGTCGTGCGCTACGCCGCGCGGGTGAATGGCCTGACCGGTCTGGCGATCACCAAGCTCGATGTGCTGGATACGCTCGACCAGCTGGCGGTCTGCACGGGTTACAAGGTGGGAGACGACATCTACACCGAGTTCCCGGCGGATCTCTCGCTGCTCGAGAAGGCCGAGCCGGTGTACGAGTGGTTCCCGGGGTGGAAGCAGTCCACGCAGGACGCCCGCTCGCTGGCCGATCTGCCGTCCGAGGCGCGCGTGTATCTCGACCGGCTCGAGTCGTTGTGCGAGACGCCCATTGCGTTTGTGAGCGTGGGCACGCGTCGCGATCAGATCATCGGCGTGCACGCGGCGGTGGCCTGA
- a CDS encoding HDOD domain-containing protein, with protein MRIAMAFGWLSRLVKQEHAPSADSHARVTVDVAMADVAQPASGTAESAAHADGIASIPFIDAADLASPAVAPDAPPPTPVDQLIAELAARHAAHQDACGSPDAAAVLDLLSGSSDTIIRQLPAAARASLALCDDPSITRRQFAEKLASDPALVQGVLRTANSAAFGAGKEPVISIEPALDRIGIGGARALIFANAVDGTLSRPGGEFNEMAADVWNHMVRTAPIARALAPLFGVDPDEAFSIALLHDVGKLVIFDRISVLRASKRRDVQLTAGCVHDLLDILHEPLGASALEAWGMGERSARAIGAHHRRTNDGAPNPLAEVVFVAELSDHAARRGIPLDLQRVWFDAHITVDFARLVPVLHGFSVPFVY; from the coding sequence ATGAGGATCGCGATGGCATTCGGTTGGTTGAGTCGTCTCGTCAAGCAGGAACACGCCCCGTCGGCTGATTCCCATGCGCGTGTCACCGTTGACGTTGCGATGGCAGATGTGGCGCAGCCTGCGTCCGGGACCGCTGAATCCGCGGCCCATGCCGATGGCATCGCATCGATTCCGTTCATCGATGCCGCCGACCTCGCATCACCGGCGGTGGCGCCCGATGCGCCGCCCCCGACGCCGGTCGATCAGCTCATCGCGGAACTCGCGGCACGTCACGCCGCGCATCAGGACGCGTGCGGATCCCCGGATGCGGCGGCGGTACTCGATCTCCTCTCGGGCAGCTCGGATACCATCATCCGCCAGTTGCCCGCGGCGGCGCGGGCCAGTCTCGCGCTCTGCGACGACCCGTCCATCACCCGACGTCAGTTCGCCGAGAAGCTCGCATCGGATCCGGCCTTGGTGCAGGGCGTGCTTCGTACGGCCAACAGCGCGGCTTTCGGCGCCGGCAAGGAACCGGTGATCAGCATCGAGCCCGCACTGGATCGCATCGGCATCGGCGGTGCGCGCGCCCTCATCTTCGCCAATGCGGTCGACGGAACGCTCAGCCGCCCCGGCGGTGAATTCAACGAGATGGCGGCGGACGTCTGGAATCACATGGTGCGCACGGCGCCCATCGCGCGCGCGCTGGCACCGCTCTTCGGTGTCGACCCCGACGAAGCCTTCTCCATCGCGCTGCTGCACGATGTAGGCAAGCTCGTGATCTTCGACCGTATCTCGGTACTGCGCGCCAGCAAACGACGCGATGTGCAGCTCACCGCGGGTTGTGTGCACGATCTGCTCGACATTCTGCACGAGCCGTTGGGTGCCAGTGCGCTGGAGGCCTGGGGCATGGGCGAACGTTCGGCGCGCGCCATCGGTGCCCATCATCGTCGCACGAACGACGGCGCACCCAACCCGCTTGCCGAAGTGGTGTTCGTGGCCGAGTTGAGCGACCACGCCGCGCGCCGCGGCATTCCGCTCGATCTGCAGCGGGTGTGGTTCGATGCGCACATCACCGTGGACTTTGCGCGTCTCGTGCCGGTGCTGCACGGTTTTTCGGTGCCTTTTGTGTATTGA